One genomic region from Anaerolineae bacterium encodes:
- a CDS encoding NADH-quinone oxidoreductase subunit M, whose product MEFLTNLLNLVIFFPLVGVLFLLFIPKENKKALRWVAFLTSLITFGLSLVVLANFEPGKGIQMAYDVPWLQIKPLNIHYFVGVDGLNILLLVLTTLLTAIALLSTWTAIEDQVKEFMILFLLLEVGMTGVFLALDLFLFYVFWEFALIPMYFIIGIWGGPRRVYAAIKFVLYTMAGSLLMLLAIMWLGIHQGTFSLPELMAAGKIPANIELWLFLAFALAFAIKVPMWPLHSWLPDAHVEAPTAGSVILAGVLLKMGTYGFLRFNLSLFPETSARLAPAIALLAVIAILYGAAVAYAQKDVKKLVAYSSVSHMGFVMLGLFALTPTAVQGAILQMVNHGLSTGALFLIVGVIYERRHTRDMNEYGGLWKVMPVYAVLSLIAVLSSMGLPGLNGFVGEFNILVGSFGSDSIGTPWYAGIAVLGVVVTAVYMMYMYQKIFLGPVSEKNAGLKDLNLREVIYLVPLVVLMFWIGLYPKPFFALMGPAVTKLLHAGQAMAFLP is encoded by the coding sequence ATGGAATTCCTCACGAACTTGCTCAACCTGGTCATCTTCTTCCCCCTGGTAGGCGTCTTGTTCTTGTTGTTCATCCCTAAGGAGAACAAGAAAGCCCTGCGCTGGGTGGCCTTCCTGACTTCGCTGATCACCTTTGGGCTTTCCCTGGTGGTCCTGGCGAATTTTGAGCCCGGCAAGGGCATCCAGATGGCTTACGATGTGCCGTGGTTGCAGATCAAGCCCCTGAACATCCACTACTTCGTGGGGGTGGATGGGCTGAACATTCTGCTTCTGGTGCTGACCACCTTGCTCACGGCCATCGCCCTGCTCTCCACCTGGACGGCCATTGAGGATCAGGTCAAGGAGTTCATGATCCTGTTCCTGCTCCTGGAAGTAGGCATGACGGGCGTCTTCCTGGCCCTGGATTTGTTCCTGTTCTATGTCTTCTGGGAGTTTGCCCTGATCCCCATGTACTTCATCATCGGCATCTGGGGCGGCCCGCGCCGGGTGTACGCGGCCATCAAGTTCGTGCTCTACACCATGGCCGGTTCGCTGCTCATGTTGCTGGCCATTATGTGGCTGGGGATTCATCAGGGAACCTTCTCCCTGCCTGAGTTGATGGCGGCGGGAAAGATTCCGGCCAACATCGAGTTGTGGCTCTTCCTGGCCTTTGCCCTGGCCTTTGCCATCAAGGTACCCATGTGGCCGCTGCACTCCTGGTTGCCCGATGCCCATGTGGAAGCGCCCACGGCTGGCTCGGTCATCCTGGCGGGCGTGCTCCTGAAGATGGGCACCTACGGCTTCCTGCGCTTCAACCTGTCCCTGTTCCCGGAGACTTCGGCGCGGCTGGCCCCGGCCATAGCCCTGCTGGCCGTCATCGCCATCCTCTACGGCGCGGCGGTGGCTTACGCCCAGAAGGATGTGAAAAAACTGGTGGCTTACTCCTCGGTGAGCCACATGGGCTTTGTTATGCTGGGCCTTTTCGCCCTCACGCCCACGGCGGTGCAGGGCGCCATCCTGCAGATGGTGAACCACGGTTTGAGTACGGGGGCCCTGTTCTTGATCGTCGGCGTGATTTACGAGCGGCGTCACACCCGCGATATGAACGAGTACGGCGGCCTCTGGAAGGTGATGCCCGTGTATGCGGTGCTCAGTTTGATCGCTGTGCTCTCCTCCATGGGGTTGCCGGGCCTCAATGGCTTCGTGGGCGAGTTCAACATCCTGGTCGGCTCCTTCGGCTCGGATAGCATCGGCACCCCCTGGTACGCCGGGATCGCCGTGCTGGGCGTGGTGGTGACCGCGGTCTACATGATGTACATGTACCAGAAGATTTTCCTAGGGCCGGTGAGCGAGAAGAACGCGGGGCTGAAGGACCTCAACCTGCGCGAGGTGATTTACCTGGTGCCGCTGGTGGTCTTGATGTTCTGGATCGGCCTCTACCCCAAGCCCTTCTTCGCCCTGATGGGCCCGGCGGTGACAAAACTGCTCCACGCCGGTCAGGCCATGGCTTTCTTGCCGTAA
- a CDS encoding NADH-quinone oxidoreductase subunit N, protein MSLQDGLALLPEILLVVWASALLLLNLFIPEERKGWVAVLAALGLGVALAAALALSTRAYSAFSGMVVVDGFAVFLEVLLAASGIVALALAHDYLQRLGLEQRGEYSVLLLFAVAGMMIIVQAADFIIIFLALELLSIPLYVLAGMARRRADSEEAALKYFLLGAFAAGFLVYGVALIYGATATTSFAEVVAVVKAGEVAMPLFVAGAALVLVGLAFKVAAVPFHMWTPDVYQGAPSSVTGFMAVGAKVAGFAVLLRLFAFVFPALAVRFVPVLWTLAVLTMVVGNFAALAQRNIKRMLAYSSIAHAGYILLALVPFAWSGVMRHAVAAGLFYLVAYAVANFGAWAVVVALEKAEGKGLDLEDYAGLARKYPALSVAMAVFMFSFAGMPPTVGFVGKFYLFRTAIEAGFVDLAVIGVLTSLVSVYYYLRVVVYMFMRSGEPEARQEPWLALTWGGMAVAVLVLGLFAAPVFRWAAQALMFWG, encoded by the coding sequence ATGAGTCTTCAAGATGGGTTGGCCCTTTTGCCGGAAATCCTGCTGGTGGTTTGGGCCAGTGCGCTGTTGCTGCTCAACCTGTTCATCCCTGAGGAGCGCAAGGGATGGGTGGCGGTGCTGGCCGCCCTGGGCCTGGGCGTGGCTCTGGCCGCGGCCCTGGCGCTGAGCACCAGGGCCTACAGCGCCTTTAGCGGCATGGTGGTGGTGGACGGCTTTGCCGTCTTCCTGGAGGTGCTGTTGGCCGCTAGCGGCATCGTGGCCCTGGCCCTGGCCCATGATTACCTTCAGCGCCTGGGCCTGGAACAGCGGGGCGAGTACAGTGTGTTGCTGCTCTTTGCCGTGGCCGGGATGATGATCATCGTTCAGGCGGCGGACTTCATCATCATCTTCCTGGCCCTGGAGTTGCTTTCCATCCCCCTGTATGTGCTGGCCGGAATGGCCCGTCGGCGGGCGGATTCCGAGGAGGCGGCCCTGAAATACTTCCTGCTGGGCGCCTTTGCCGCAGGATTTCTGGTTTATGGTGTGGCCCTGATTTACGGAGCCACGGCGACGACCTCTTTTGCTGAGGTGGTGGCGGTGGTGAAGGCGGGCGAGGTGGCCATGCCACTCTTCGTGGCCGGTGCCGCCCTGGTCCTGGTGGGGCTGGCCTTCAAAGTAGCTGCCGTGCCCTTCCACATGTGGACGCCGGATGTGTATCAGGGCGCCCCCTCCTCGGTCACCGGTTTCATGGCCGTGGGGGCCAAGGTGGCCGGGTTTGCCGTGTTGTTGCGACTGTTTGCCTTTGTCTTCCCGGCGCTGGCCGTGCGCTTTGTGCCGGTGCTCTGGACCCTGGCTGTGCTGACCATGGTGGTGGGCAATTTCGCCGCCCTGGCCCAGCGGAACATCAAGCGCATGTTGGCCTATTCCAGCATCGCCCACGCGGGCTACATCTTGCTGGCCCTGGTGCCTTTCGCCTGGTCTGGGGTGATGCGCCACGCTGTGGCCGCCGGGTTGTTCTATCTGGTGGCCTATGCCGTGGCCAACTTCGGCGCGTGGGCCGTGGTGGTGGCGTTGGAGAAGGCGGAAGGGAAGGGCCTCGACCTGGAGGATTACGCCGGCCTGGCCCGCAAGTATCCTGCGTTGTCCGTGGCCATGGCGGTGTTCATGTTCTCCTTTGCCGGAATGCCGCCCACGGTGGGCTTCGTGGGCAAGTTCTATCTCTTCCGCACGGCCATCGAGGCGGGTTTCGTGGACCTGGCCGTGATCGGCGTGCTGACCTCGCTGGTCTCGGTGTACTACTACCTGCGGGTGGTGGTGTACATGTTCATGCGTTCCGGCGAGCCTGAGGCCCGTCAGGAGCCCTGGCTGGCCCTCACCTGGGGAGGGATGGCCGTGGCCGTGCTGGTTTTGGGCCTGTTTGCCGCTCCCGTCTTTCGTTGGGCTGCTCAGGCTTTGATGTTCTGGGGGTAA
- a CDS encoding TrpB-like pyridoxal phosphate-dependent enzyme, with protein MATQTRFLLPQSKIPKAWYNLAADLSVPIPPPLHPATQEPVTPDFLEVLFPRELILQEVTTDRFVDIPDPVREIYSLWRPTPLIRAVRLEKALGTPAHIYFKYEGVSPSGSHKPNTAVAQAFYNKIAGTKALTTETGAGQWGSALALAGNFFDIPVEVFMVKVSYNQKPYRRILMETYGATVYASPTDRTDFGRKILAEDPDNPGSLGIAISEAVETAATSGGAKKYSLGSVLNHVLLHQTVIGLEALEQMDMAGEYPDVVIGCVGGGSNFAGLAFPFLQYNLREGKSTRFVAVEPAAAPTLTKGPYAYDYGDTAKMAPIVKMHTLGHDFVPPPIHAGGLRYHGMAPLVSALVESGHIEPHAVHQRATFEAAVLFARTQGIVPAPESAHAVRAAIDEALDAKEKGEARTILFNLSGHGHFDLSAYEAYFKGQLEDYEYPEEEIQRALQTLPGVNGRG; from the coding sequence ATGGCCACACAAACCCGTTTCCTGCTCCCCCAATCCAAGATCCCCAAGGCCTGGTACAACCTGGCCGCCGACCTGTCCGTTCCCATCCCACCGCCGTTGCATCCGGCCACCCAGGAGCCGGTGACCCCGGACTTTCTGGAGGTGCTCTTCCCGCGGGAACTCATCCTCCAGGAGGTAACCACCGACCGTTTCGTGGACATTCCCGACCCGGTGCGGGAAATCTACAGCCTGTGGCGGCCCACGCCGCTCATCCGGGCCGTCCGGCTGGAAAAGGCGCTGGGCACGCCGGCGCACATCTACTTCAAGTACGAAGGCGTCTCCCCCAGCGGGAGCCACAAACCCAACACGGCCGTGGCGCAGGCCTTCTACAACAAAATCGCCGGCACCAAGGCCCTCACCACCGAGACCGGCGCCGGGCAATGGGGATCGGCCCTGGCCCTGGCGGGCAACTTCTTCGACATTCCCGTGGAAGTGTTCATGGTCAAGGTGTCTTACAACCAGAAGCCTTACCGCCGGATCCTGATGGAAACCTACGGCGCCACGGTGTACGCCAGCCCCACGGACCGCACCGACTTTGGCCGCAAAATTCTGGCCGAAGACCCCGACAACCCCGGTTCCTTAGGCATCGCCATCTCCGAGGCCGTGGAAACGGCGGCCACCTCGGGTGGCGCGAAGAAATACAGCCTGGGCAGCGTGCTCAACCATGTGCTGCTGCATCAGACGGTCATCGGGCTGGAGGCCTTGGAACAAATGGACATGGCCGGAGAGTACCCCGATGTAGTCATCGGCTGCGTGGGCGGTGGGTCCAACTTCGCAGGGCTGGCTTTCCCCTTCCTGCAGTACAACCTGCGCGAGGGCAAAAGCACCCGCTTCGTGGCCGTCGAACCGGCCGCTGCTCCCACCCTCACCAAAGGGCCCTACGCCTACGACTACGGCGACACGGCCAAGATGGCCCCCATCGTCAAGATGCACACCTTAGGCCACGATTTCGTGCCGCCGCCTATCCACGCGGGCGGGCTGCGTTACCATGGGATGGCTCCCTTAGTCTCGGCACTGGTGGAAAGCGGCCACATCGAGCCCCACGCCGTGCACCAGCGCGCCACCTTTGAGGCCGCGGTGCTCTTCGCCCGCACCCAGGGCATCGTGCCCGCCCCCGAGTCGGCCCATGCCGTGCGGGCGGCCATTGACGAAGCTCTGGACGCTAAGGAGAAAGGCGAAGCCCGCACGATCCTGTTCAACCTCTCCGGTCACGGCCACTTCGACCTCTCCGCCTACGAGGCCTACTTCAAGGGCCAACTGGAGGACTACGAATACCCCGAAGAGGAGATCCAGCGCGCCTTACAAACCCTACCGGGCGTCAACGGGAGGGGATAA
- a CDS encoding imidazolonepropionase: protein MLIHNISQLLTIPGPPQRGRRLGDLGLIPQGAVLLREGRIAAVGPEAELLAAYPHEERFDAGGRVALPGFVDPHTHMLWAGDRAFEFEMRIQGKSYMEIHQAGGGILNTVQAVRAASVEQLMAATRPRLRRAFTHGSTTIEVKTGYGLTTADELKMLEAILRLDAEGPWELIPTFLGAHAIPPEFQGDPAGYTDLVCEEMLPAVKAWWEEHAPRRLLPFVDVFCETGVFDLEQTRRILETARALGFPLKVHADEFDNLGGAAMAAQLGATSADHLVTTSAEDIRTLAASDTVAVALPCTPFGLGDPHYTPAQAILEADGLLALATDCNPGPAWCETMSFAVALACRTLRLIPAQAIVAATLNAAAAVGAAHRLGSLAPGFQADLLLLDVPDYRHLGYRITGNLVAWVFKRGRPYRVEQILSL, encoded by the coding sequence ATGCTCATCCACAACATCAGCCAGTTGCTCACCATCCCCGGCCCGCCGCAGCGGGGCCGCCGTTTGGGTGACCTGGGCCTCATCCCCCAGGGGGCCGTGCTTCTCCGCGAGGGACGCATTGCCGCCGTAGGCCCCGAAGCGGAGTTGTTGGCCGCTTACCCCCACGAGGAGCGCTTCGATGCCGGCGGCCGGGTGGCCCTGCCCGGCTTCGTCGACCCCCATACCCATATGCTCTGGGCGGGCGACCGGGCCTTTGAGTTCGAAATGCGCATTCAGGGCAAATCCTACATGGAAATCCACCAGGCGGGTGGGGGCATTTTGAACACCGTGCAGGCGGTACGCGCCGCTTCGGTGGAGCAGTTGATGGCCGCCACCCGCCCCCGCCTGCGTCGGGCGTTCACCCACGGAAGCACCACCATCGAAGTTAAGACCGGCTATGGTCTGACTACCGCCGACGAACTCAAAATGCTCGAGGCCATCCTGCGCCTGGATGCCGAAGGCCCGTGGGAACTCATCCCCACCTTTCTGGGCGCGCACGCCATCCCGCCGGAGTTCCAGGGGGATCCTGCTGGGTACACCGACCTGGTCTGCGAAGAGATGCTCCCGGCGGTGAAGGCCTGGTGGGAGGAGCATGCCCCCCGGCGTCTGCTCCCTTTTGTGGATGTGTTTTGCGAGACCGGGGTCTTTGATCTGGAGCAGACCCGGCGCATTCTGGAGACCGCCCGCGCGCTGGGTTTTCCCCTCAAGGTGCATGCCGACGAGTTCGACAACTTGGGCGGCGCGGCGATGGCCGCACAACTGGGCGCGACCTCAGCTGACCACCTGGTCACCACCTCGGCGGAGGACATTCGCACCCTGGCCGCCTCCGACACGGTGGCCGTGGCGCTGCCTTGCACCCCCTTTGGCCTGGGCGACCCGCACTACACCCCGGCTCAGGCCATCCTGGAAGCCGACGGGTTGCTGGCCCTGGCCACCGATTGCAACCCCGGCCCCGCGTGGTGCGAAACCATGTCCTTTGCCGTGGCTCTGGCCTGCCGCACCCTGCGGCTCATCCCGGCGCAGGCCATCGTGGCCGCTACCCTCAACGCGGCGGCGGCCGTGGGCGCGGCCCACCGCCTGGGCTCCCTCGCTCCCGGCTTTCAGGCGGATCTCCTGCTGCTCGATGTGCCCGATTACCGCCATCTGGGGTATCGCATCACGGGCAACCTGGTGGCCTGGGTCTTCAAACGCGGGCGTCCGTATCGCGTCGAGCAAATCCTCTCGCTCTGA
- a CDS encoding nicotinamide-nucleotide amidohydrolase family protein: MLTLDQVRTWYPDDPVHGWGHILRVLRLAERLWQAEGGDWEVLRAAVLLHDARDSQHNTTRTAHHEASATFARRVLQAEDWPEERIAAVEHAIREHRFRRAGRPETQEARLLFDADKLDAIGAVGVMRSIAHAVRHGLPPYAPPSERFLRIGEREPGEPHSAYHEYLFKLRHLKGRLYTATAWAIAEARHARMAAYFAALAAESEGRDLYPDAGDALAAPAERQPEALIGPLLVERGWRLAVAESCTGGLLGHRLTNVPGSSAYFVGGVIAYANEAKMRLLGGSEQTLLRHGAVSEPVVRQMAEGARRALRAEVALAVSGIAGPGGGTPEKPVGTVWVGLSTPGGTWARRFRWPHDRLGNKKASAQAALAWLVEVLSQGASRG, encoded by the coding sequence ATGCTTACCCTGGACCAAGTGCGTACCTGGTACCCTGACGACCCCGTGCACGGCTGGGGGCACATCCTGCGGGTGTTGCGCCTGGCCGAGCGTCTCTGGCAGGCCGAAGGCGGTGATTGGGAGGTGCTGCGGGCCGCCGTGTTGCTCCACGACGCCCGGGATAGCCAGCACAACACCACCCGCACCGCCCATCACGAGGCCTCGGCCACCTTTGCCCGACGGGTGCTCCAGGCCGAGGACTGGCCTGAGGAACGCATCGCCGCCGTGGAGCACGCCATCCGGGAGCACCGTTTTCGCCGGGCCGGGCGGCCGGAGACGCAAGAGGCCCGGCTGCTTTTCGATGCCGATAAGTTGGACGCCATCGGTGCGGTGGGGGTGATGCGCAGCATCGCCCACGCCGTGCGCCACGGTCTACCGCCTTACGCGCCCCCCTCGGAGCGTTTCCTGCGCATCGGCGAACGGGAGCCCGGGGAGCCCCACAGCGCCTATCACGAGTATCTGTTCAAGTTGCGCCACCTGAAGGGCCGGCTGTACACCGCCACGGCGTGGGCCATCGCCGAGGCCCGGCACGCCCGCATGGCGGCGTATTTCGCGGCCCTGGCCGCCGAAAGCGAGGGCCGCGACCTTTACCCCGACGCCGGGGACGCCCTGGCCGCTCCGGCCGAAAGGCAGCCCGAAGCCCTTATCGGCCCGCTGCTGGTGGAGCGCGGCTGGCGGCTGGCCGTGGCCGAATCGTGCACCGGCGGGCTGCTGGGCCACCGCCTGACCAATGTCCCAGGCTCTTCGGCCTACTTCGTGGGTGGGGTCATCGCCTACGCCAACGAGGCCAAGATGCGCCTGTTGGGGGGCAGCGAGCAGACCTTGCTGCGCCATGGCGCGGTGAGCGAGCCGGTGGTGCGCCAGATGGCCGAGGGGGCTCGGCGGGCGCTGAGGGCCGAGGTGGCCCTGGCCGTCAGCGGTATCGCCGGGCCGGGCGGGGGCACCCCCGAAAAGCCCGTGGGCACGGTGTGGGTGGGGTTGAGCACCCCCGGGGGCACCTGGGCGCGGCGCTTCCGCTGGCCCCACGACCGCCTGGGCAACAAAAAGGCCAGCGCGCAGGCCGCGCTGGCGTGGTTGGTGGAGGTGTTGAGCCAGGGGGCAAGCCGCGGATAG